A part of Mycolicibacterium sp. TUM20985 genomic DNA contains:
- a CDS encoding alpha/beta hydrolase, with protein sequence MHGWLPWTIQAVTVAVLLAAIGWRTRRWRLVWLPVAVVVGIGVATVAYWIISSQGISDDPAPKLLWVWLVVTGGAAVLSVVGWRDARWWRRTASAAGLPLCLLCAALAVNLWVGYFPTVQTAWNQLTEGPLPDQTDQATVTAMQIRHQIPAKGVVVPVDIGAGASGFKHRGELVYLPPAWFATNPAPHLPTLMMIGGEFNTPGDWLRAGNAIKTIDDFAAANGGNAPVLVFVDTGGAFNNDTECVNGSRGNSADHLIKDVVPFMEAHYGVSTDRANWGLVGWSMGGTCAVDLATMHPDMFSTFEDIAGDLAPNSGTKQQTIDRLFGGNAAAYAAFDPTTVITRHGPYTGLSGWFDINGSGSSGGPTVMNAANADGTGLGGKDAATHVSDQAAAANSLCALGAANGISCAVVMQPGRHDWPFAEQAFGAALPWLAGKVGTPGVPVIGLPGPPPVPSHSQ encoded by the coding sequence ATGCACGGCTGGCTGCCGTGGACGATTCAAGCCGTCACCGTGGCGGTCCTGCTGGCCGCGATCGGCTGGCGCACACGCCGCTGGCGCCTGGTGTGGCTGCCCGTCGCGGTCGTCGTCGGCATCGGGGTGGCGACGGTGGCCTACTGGATCATCTCCTCACAGGGGATCTCGGACGACCCAGCTCCCAAGTTGCTGTGGGTTTGGCTCGTCGTGACCGGCGGTGCGGCGGTGTTGTCGGTCGTCGGCTGGCGCGACGCCCGGTGGTGGCGTCGAACGGCATCGGCCGCCGGGCTACCGCTGTGCCTTCTTTGCGCGGCGCTCGCGGTGAATCTGTGGGTCGGTTACTTCCCCACCGTCCAGACCGCGTGGAACCAGCTGACCGAGGGTCCCCTGCCCGATCAGACCGACCAGGCGACGGTCACGGCGATGCAGATCAGGCACCAGATCCCGGCCAAGGGTGTGGTGGTCCCGGTCGACATCGGCGCAGGCGCGTCGGGTTTCAAGCACCGCGGCGAGCTGGTGTACCTGCCGCCCGCGTGGTTCGCGACGAACCCGGCACCACATCTGCCGACGCTGATGATGATCGGTGGCGAGTTCAATACCCCCGGCGACTGGCTACGGGCGGGAAATGCGATCAAGACCATCGACGACTTCGCCGCGGCCAACGGAGGCAATGCTCCGGTGCTGGTCTTCGTCGACACCGGCGGCGCATTCAACAACGACACCGAATGCGTCAACGGTTCGCGGGGGAACTCCGCCGATCACCTCATCAAGGACGTGGTGCCCTTCATGGAGGCCCACTACGGTGTCAGCACCGACCGGGCGAACTGGGGCCTCGTCGGCTGGTCGATGGGTGGCACCTGCGCGGTGGATCTGGCGACCATGCACCCGGACATGTTCAGCACCTTCGAGGACATCGCGGGTGATCTGGCACCCAACTCCGGGACCAAGCAGCAGACCATCGACCGGTTGTTCGGTGGCAACGCCGCGGCATACGCGGCGTTCGATCCCACCACCGTTATCACCCGGCATGGCCCCTACACCGGGCTATCGGGGTGGTTCGACATCAACGGATCGGGTTCGTCGGGTGGGCCGACGGTCATGAACGCAGCCAACGCGGACGGAACCGGGCTCGGCGGCAAGGATGCGGCCACCCACGTGAGTGATCAAGCGGCCGCGGCGAACTCACTGTGTGCGCTGGGCGCGGCCAACGGCATCAGCTGCGCGGTGGTGATGCAACCGGGCAGGCACGACTGGCCCTTCGCCGAGCAGGCCTTCGGCGCTGCGCTGCCGTGGCTGGCGGGCAAGGTCGGCACACCCGGAGTCCCGGTCATCGGGCTGCCCGGCCCGCCGCCGGTCCCGTCGCACAGTCAGTAG